The nucleotide window CCCTCAAAGGTTGGGAGGGCCGTTAAGGACGGCCTTTATGCGGGCGAGAGTATTCACAACTGGTTAATGGGGAGGTGATGGAGATGAGGAGAAGGATCCTCCACGTTGACTATAGCCTCTGCATAGGATGTGAGACCTGTCAGTCCGTCTGTGAGTTCATTCACAATGGGAAACCTAACATAAGGATATACTACACTGTCTCGGGTCTGCCGGTCCCAATAAGCTGTAAGCACTGCGATAAAGCTCCGTGCATGGACGTTTGTCCTGCAGGGGCTATTTATCGCGACAGTGATGGTGCCGTCATAATCAACCCCAAGAAGTGCATTGGGTGTCTCATGTGTCTCGCCGTTTGTCCCTTTGGCGCGCCGAGCTATGACGTGAGAATCAGGGCGGTTACCAAGTGCGATATGTGCGCCGACAGGAGAAAGTTAGGAATGGAGCCCGCATGCGCCGAGATGTGCCCAGCAGAAGCCATATTCTTTGGAAAGCCCGAGGAGGTCGAGGACGAAATAAGAAGAAGAACGGCCGAGAAGATAGCCCGCGAAAGAATTTCTCTCGAGAGCATGGAAGGTGTAGGGCGGCTTCTCTAGCCTCTTTTTTAACCTTTGGTTGAAAACAGCCAGTTTTATACTTCAATTTGCAATTCTAAGCTTCAGAAAAGCGTTTTAAAAGCTCGCGAGAATCAACCCCTGAAGTCAAGGTAAACAAAACAATCTAATTCGAGTCCGGGAGGTGTCAGGGTTGTCGTTT belongs to Pyrococcus yayanosii CH1 and includes:
- a CDS encoding 4Fe-4S dicluster domain-containing protein, producing the protein MRRRILHVDYSLCIGCETCQSVCEFIHNGKPNIRIYYTVSGLPVPISCKHCDKAPCMDVCPAGAIYRDSDGAVIINPKKCIGCLMCLAVCPFGAPSYDVRIRAVTKCDMCADRRKLGMEPACAEMCPAEAIFFGKPEEVEDEIRRRTAEKIARERISLESMEGVGRLL